In Kitasatospora gansuensis, a genomic segment contains:
- a CDS encoding flavin monoamine oxidase family protein, which translates to MHQPDEAPSRRSFLSLAGAAATSATLLQVMTGAVPATAAPVTDGLAKPAPRVGNGRTVAVLGAGPAGLAAALKFTEAGYRVTVLEAQGRVGGRTLTARPGDKISEVWADGSVRTQTCQFDKDLYLNLGAGRIPYHHQRMIDFCRRLKVPLEPYIHTTTANLLQTDKAWRGAPRPNRRIANDTRGYVAQLLAQAIPKATPGIDALTPAQRDQLTSLLIEFGALTEKEKEYVGSTRSGRAKTLTVNQLEEPVDPLLLKDLLASEFWKQNFYQDAKLDWHTTSFQPVGGMDNPWRHAAAALPAGTVRYNTPVFGIQLDGTGVNVGWTENGANKVERFDYCLSNIPLSVLRKQVTLYGFTDDFRSAVQDTPFAAACKVGWQANRRFWESERYQIFGGISWVDHEITQIWYPSNDYFSPTDKGTLTGAYNSYQKAETLGDRPHEERLGVARTGGTKLHDELAGNAIVPDALGMSIAWLKVPYQLGAWADWQPELPTHKKLYSTLIYPQGQDNFFVIGDQVSALPGWQEGALMSAEWAYEWIVNGKRAVRAPVQQVPDSRALTTGEI; encoded by the coding sequence ATGCACCAGCCGGACGAGGCACCGTCCCGCCGTTCCTTTCTGAGCCTGGCCGGGGCCGCCGCCACCTCGGCCACCCTGCTGCAGGTGATGACCGGAGCCGTCCCGGCCACGGCCGCGCCCGTCACCGACGGGCTGGCGAAACCGGCCCCGCGGGTCGGCAACGGCCGGACGGTGGCGGTCCTCGGCGCCGGCCCCGCCGGGCTCGCGGCCGCGCTCAAGTTCACCGAGGCCGGGTACCGGGTGACCGTGCTGGAGGCGCAGGGCCGGGTCGGCGGACGGACCCTCACGGCCCGCCCCGGCGACAAGATCAGCGAGGTCTGGGCGGACGGCTCGGTCCGCACCCAGACCTGTCAGTTCGACAAGGACCTCTACCTCAACCTCGGTGCGGGCCGCATCCCGTACCACCACCAGCGGATGATCGACTTCTGCCGCAGGCTCAAGGTCCCGCTGGAGCCGTACATCCACACCACCACGGCCAATCTCCTCCAGACCGACAAGGCCTGGCGGGGCGCCCCCAGGCCCAACCGCCGGATCGCCAACGACACCCGGGGCTACGTCGCCCAGCTGCTCGCCCAAGCCATCCCGAAGGCCACCCCCGGCATCGACGCGCTGACCCCGGCCCAGCGCGATCAACTGACCAGCCTGCTGATCGAGTTCGGCGCACTCACCGAGAAGGAGAAGGAGTACGTCGGCTCCACCCGGTCCGGCCGGGCGAAGACCCTGACCGTCAACCAGCTGGAGGAGCCGGTCGATCCGCTGCTCCTCAAGGACCTGCTGGCCAGCGAGTTCTGGAAGCAGAACTTCTACCAGGACGCCAAACTGGACTGGCACACCACGTCGTTCCAGCCGGTCGGCGGCATGGACAACCCCTGGCGCCACGCGGCCGCCGCACTGCCCGCCGGCACGGTCAGGTACAACACCCCGGTCTTCGGTATCCAGTTGGACGGCACCGGCGTGAACGTCGGCTGGACGGAGAACGGCGCCAACAAGGTCGAGCGGTTCGACTACTGCCTGAGCAACATCCCGCTCTCGGTGCTGCGCAAGCAGGTCACCCTCTACGGCTTCACCGACGACTTCCGCTCGGCGGTCCAGGACACCCCGTTCGCCGCCGCCTGCAAGGTCGGCTGGCAGGCCAACCGCCGCTTCTGGGAGTCCGAGCGGTACCAGATCTTCGGCGGCATCAGCTGGGTCGACCACGAGATCACCCAGATCTGGTATCCCTCCAACGACTACTTCTCCCCCACCGACAAGGGCACCCTGACCGGCGCCTACAACTCGTACCAGAAGGCCGAGACCCTCGGCGACCGCCCGCACGAGGAACGCCTCGGCGTCGCCCGCACCGGCGGCACCAAGCTGCACGACGAGCTGGCCGGCAACGCGATCGTGCCCGACGCCCTGGGCATGTCGATCGCCTGGCTGAAGGTGCCCTACCAGCTCGGCGCCTGGGCCGACTGGCAGCCGGAGCTACCGACGCACAAGAAGCTCTACTCGACGCTGATCTACCCCCAGGGCCAGGACAACTTCTTCGTCATCGGCGACCAGGTCTCCGCCCTCCCCGGCTGGCAGGAGGGCGCCCTGATGTCAGCCGAGTGGGCCTACGAGTGGATCGTCAACGGCAAGCGCGCCGTCCGCGCTCCTGTTCAGCAGGTCCCGGACTCCCGGGCGCTGACCACCGGCGAGATCTGA
- a CDS encoding pirin family protein produces MASTIDIRRADERFHTRAGWLESHHSFSFSRHWDPGNTHFGLLLVSNDDVIAPGTGFDTHPHRDMEIITWVLDGGLVHQDSEGNNGVIYPGLAQRMSAGAGILHSEKNDSWTLTGAPEHRDPVRLIQMWVIPDTAGIAPGYEQLDINDQLGQGGWITLASGMTKHANQRAIGIRQQNAALHVARLRPSETLDTVTAPFAHLFVARGELALEGSGLLHEGDAARIGAAEGQRITAGPEGAEVLLWEMNTAVDFA; encoded by the coding sequence ATGGCCTCCACGATCGACATCCGCCGGGCGGACGAGCGGTTCCACACCAGGGCGGGGTGGCTGGAGTCGCACCACTCCTTCTCCTTCTCCCGGCACTGGGACCCGGGCAACACCCACTTCGGCCTGCTGCTGGTCTCCAACGACGACGTGATCGCCCCCGGCACCGGCTTCGACACCCACCCGCACCGGGACATGGAGATCATCACCTGGGTGCTCGACGGCGGCCTGGTCCACCAGGACTCCGAGGGCAACAACGGCGTCATCTACCCCGGTCTGGCCCAGCGGATGAGCGCCGGCGCGGGCATCCTGCACAGCGAGAAGAACGACTCCTGGACGCTCACCGGCGCCCCCGAGCACCGCGACCCGGTCCGCCTGATCCAGATGTGGGTGATCCCCGACACGGCCGGCATCGCCCCCGGCTACGAACAGCTCGACATCAACGACCAGCTCGGCCAAGGTGGTTGGATCACCCTCGCATCCGGCATGACCAAGCACGCCAACCAGCGCGCGATCGGCATCCGGCAGCAGAACGCCGCCCTGCACGTCGCCCGCCTCCGCCCCTCCGAGACCCTCGACACCGTCACCGCCCCGTTCGCCCACCTGTTCGTGGCCCGCGGTGAACTCGCCCTGGAAGGCAGCGGGTTGCTCCACGAGGGCGACGCCGCCCGGATCGGCGCGGCCGAGGGCCAGCGGATCACGGCGGGGCCCGAGGGCGCCGAGGTGCTGCTCTGGGAGATGAACACCGCCGTCGACTTCGCCTGA